The Tripterygium wilfordii isolate XIE 37 chromosome 21, ASM1340144v1, whole genome shotgun sequence genome segment TGTAAATACATTCATGATTGACTGCATGGAGGATGGCATGCAtttgagaaaacaaaaacatgtaaaaacaaaaagagaattATTAGCATCGCATTGCTTTATCGAAAAATGccattaaaacaaataaaaaagcaCCCAGGAAGTGGAGTTGGCACGGATGAAGAGTCTTGCTATCCATCTACAGACTTTAGTTCGGCTTTCATCACATTAATAGCTTGCGACTTAATTAATGACATAAATCAGGCAATATCAAATAAGAAGGACTACGTACTTCCAACAATGCACTGGTCTCTGAAATCTCGACACTCTTGGTTTCCATATCATATACCACCAAATGATTATGGTCTTTACTATGAAAATGATGCCACATGTAATGTATAATACAACTTCTTTTTACCATATAGACTACCTCAAGCTTTTCACCTTGTACCACTTCTTTGTTATGAAATTAAATTCATACATTTTGAATGTATCCTATCGGCCTTGATCGCTGAAAATCAACAAAAGTTCACCAAACAACGACTCCACCAAGTATGCATAGTAATATCTAAACCCTATAATCAACGGTTCCTCGTATAACAATTCTATCGTCCTCGAATCTAAATTGGATACAACAAGGCGTTTATCCCCATCAATACCATAGAATTTTCGTTTGTACCAGGTAAGACTATCAATATGAAGTGGTAATTGACTCATAAAATAACTTTTATCCAATGTCGTCCAGTTTTCATCTCCAATCTTACAAAAAGCTAACTCGTGCTCATAATTGTAATTACATGGGTATGCAACAAGAACCAAACACTCTGGATTCAGTGGACATGTAGACGTAACAGCTTTATATATTTCGTTACTTGTTGGAGGAAGCATGACTTTAGCTTTTGAAAAAAGATTCAACAGATGAATTTTACGCGGACGATTGTAGTAGAAATCCACAGCATCTGTGAATATTATGATCCAACCATAATTGGTGGAGCAGTGCATGTATGAAAAATAATCTGGAATTCGAATTTTCTGTGTTTGCATTGTTTTGATATTAAATGCAGTCTTGGTGTCGCCCCTTCCATCAGACAATCGAAGAGGAATAAACTTACCAGACATCTTGAGAGCGATCGCTCGCCAAGAAACGCATACAAACGCACATCGAAAAACATCTCTGCTGTCTTCGAACCGATTGAAAATCGACTCCAGGAGTTCTTCAATAAGAGTAGACCATGATGATGTCGACATTGATGAAGTCTTGTGCGTTCTATTTGTTGATATGATCCTGAGGTTAGTTTAGGTAAAGTCTTTAGTTTAGTCGGTTAATAGTAGTTATTAGTCTTTTCTGGTGCAGAGCTGGCAGCCTGGCACATGTTTGTCACATGGTCATTGGGTCTTATATTAGGAGGATAAGTCAGTTTGTAAAGTGAGTTTTTGATATTACGAATGAAATTGGAATtcattctctgttttctttctctttgcCATTTCCATCTTCTTATGCAAGGTTAAGGTTGAAGGGGTTTATCATTTGTGAACATTGATGAGTTATAAGAAGCGactgttatatatataattaggagAAATATGATTCCATAACCCTAAACAAGAAGGAttccaaaaccctaaatattTTGAAGTTTAAATAATTGtggttcaaaaagaaaaaaaaagaatattattttctttatcaattttttgttttttttaaaaaaatagttgtCATCCTAGCTTTACTTGTTTTCGTGCTTTAACGAAATTCaacatccaaaaaaaatatattagacaaataaatttttatttttatttttattaacacTTATTTCAGGCATAACTAGTTTTTCAAAATACTAGAAGACTTTATGTTTTTCCATACAAGACTTCATTATTTGTTATTGGAGCTTTTGAAACAACATTAGATTttaaatccctaaaccctataatatttgagattgaaattgattaaaaattttcaatcctaaaaccctaaaccttcaATTAGCTTTAATCTTAGCCGTTTGGTAAGATATGGAGGTTTAACCAAAAGTTTTTGCTAAACCCAATAAAGAAATCTTATTGGAGAATTCTTGTTGTGTGTGCATGTATGTACTTACAACCAAGGAGCCGTCATATTTTACACCAGAAGCAAGGTGATCGAGGATGCCATCTCGGGACAACCAAGCAGGCTCACCGCAGTAACTCCATGTAATCGAACACTAAAGGAAATACGAGAATCTTGAAGGAGACCGACttcaattaaaaaagaaattgggATGAGATTCACCCTCCCCAAATTCATCTAAGAATCATAAAGGAAGAGATATTCtcttaaaaaaattagaacTCTCAAACTTACATAAAAAGAGACCTCCAACTTCATGTAAACGATTCAAACCCTATACTCTTAGATGCTACTTGAGATAGAGCTTCAAGCACCGAACAATCCTCCACTGATAGTTTTGCAATTGAAGTTAACAAACATATATGAATAgcgaaaaaaaaacccaactttTTTAACATTTAATGTTTATAATATTAAGAAAAGGGTTCATCACATTAATTAGCACAATCCATTTGTCTTTGAGTGCAGTATAAGTCTTTGTCACTTGATTGGTATTGAATATAGTGCTATTCATAatagtttttaattaattttaattaattataaattttgtaATAATTTGGACCCAACACAAGTCCCACAATATATCAATCCAAAATCCAATATACTTTATTATTGTCGTTGAAATAGGTTAATGATTTAGTTTTCAAACCAACCGTTGTAATCGGTGATGCAATTGGTTATTTTAGTTGGAAATCCTTAATTAGACAAAAACGGAGACGTCTCTTGATGGAACAAACTAATTAGACAATAACATTTACATTACATAAGAAAGAAACTCAATTCAGAAAGGATTCCCAAGGAAATTTGAAGATCGATAAAAAGAGTTTTCCTGTTAATACATTCATGATTGACTGCACGAATGACATGCATTgagataccaaaaaaaaaacatgtaaaaacagAACATGCTAGAGAAAGAACAGAAAAAAGCACCCAGGTTGTCGAGTTGGTGCGGACGAAGAGTCTTGCTATCTATCTGCAGGCTTTAGTTCGGCTTTCGTCACATTAATACCCTTCGACTTATTTAATGACATAAATCAGGCAAGACCAAATAAGACGAACATAATTCCAAACCTGCACTAGTAGTCTTGGGAATAACCTCGGCGCTCTTGGTTTCCATATCATATACCACCACA includes the following:
- the LOC119987766 gene encoding putative F-box protein At5g55150, producing MSTSSWSTLIEELLESIFNRFEDSRDVFRCAFVCVSWRAIALKMSGKFIPLRLSDGRGDTKTAFNIKTMQTQKIRIPDYFSYMHCSTNYGWIIIFTDAVDFYYNRPRKIHLLNLFSKAKVMLPPTSNEIYKAVTSTCPLNPECLVLVAYPCNYNYEHELAFCKIGDENWTTLDKSYFMSQLPLHIDSLTWYKRKFYGIDGDKRLVVSNLDSRTIELLYEEPLIIGFRYYYAYLVESLFGELLLIFSDQGR